The DNA window CGAGACAACCAGGTATTCGACAAGATGAACGTTCAACCCCATCCACACGGCCGTGGCGGCGAGCAGCTTGGCATCGCCTCCACCCATGCCACCCATCGCGAACAGGCCGAACGTAACGGCAAGGACCAGGGCGCCGGCGGCGAAATGCCAACCGTAGGCTGCCCATTCCATACCCGTCAGCGGCGCAACCAGCGCAAAGACGGCGACAAGCAACACCGACACGCGATTGGCAATCGTCATCGACAGCATGTCGGAGATCGCGGCAAAAAGCATGCAGAACGGAAAGACGACGAAGATCAGGGCTTCAAGCATCGGCGCTCATGCCTATTGTCAGAATTCCAAGGGGCTCAACCTAGGCTCGTTCGATTAACGATTGATGAGGCCCGAAACGAAAAGATGGCTGGTATTGGCAGTGACATGGACAAACAGAATAAAACAGGGGCCGCCATGTGGCGGCCCCTGTCTGGAACGCTATCGGAGCGTTCAACAATAAGCAGATCAGCTGCCGCTGCTGTTCAGGGTGCTTCCGATGGAAGTGAACTTGGCGTTGATCGCATTGCCGAGTGCGCCGGCGCCGGTGATGATGGCGAGCGCGATGAGAGCGGCGATCAGACCATATTCGATAGCGGTCGCGCCGGATTCGTCCTTCACGAAACGTGCAAAAAGGTTAGACATTCGAGAGCTCCTACTCCACGTGTTACAGCACTTCCGTCAACTTCTGTGATGGTTGATCGGATGCTGCCAATCTAGGGAGAAGCTCTTTCGATCGGCTTAATAAACAGCCTTACCGATTCCTTTCCCGGCTCGAACGGAGTGCTTGGTTAACTCCATGCTAAGCGCCGGCTAAAGTACCGTTCCCCAGGCCAACGCCGCAAAGGGCAAGGACTTAAGGAATCTTGTGACCCAGAGCGGATCGACCATGCGAACAGCTGTACCGATCGCCATATCCGGCGCCAGCAAGCCGACTTAACTGTTGGTTCACCAATCTCGTTCATGTTCCGTTGAACAGTTTGCTTGCTTGGAGCGCCTCGATGGCCGTGCAGAGATCCTCAATCCTGATTGCCGTGCTTCTTGCCGCCACGAGCCTGATCACGCCAGCCAGAGCCGGCGCCGATATAGAAGTCACCATGAATCAGGCCAAGATCGTGAAACTGTCGCGCCCCGCCGACACGATCGTCGTCGGCAACCCGGCAATCGCCGATGCCTCCGTCCAGGACGCCTCGACGATCGTGCTCACCGGCAAGGGTTTTGGTGTCACCAATCTCGTCGTTCTCGACCAGGACGGCAGCCCGATCGTCGACGCACAGGTTACCGTCGTGCGGCAGGCAGCCTCGTCGGTTCGCATCTACCGGCGCGCCGAGGTCCAAACCATGTCTTGCACGCCCTATTGCGAGAGCTCCTACAAGAGCGAGGCCGAGAAATCCTCCGAAGCCGAAATGAACGTCAGCAGATAGGCTGCATGGCCCCGGCGGCCGTCCAGGTTACCGGCCAGTTAAGACGCCCTCACCGACTTTAACGATCATCCAAACCGGACTTCAATTGGTTTGCGTTAGGACACCTGCCAGGACCGTCCAGGGATGGCAGGACAAGGCATGCGCAACGGATTCGGCTCGACAGTTCGGCACAAGGTGGAGCGCGCCAGGTCTTTCAGGCGCTTCGTTCGCGACCGGCGTGGCAGCACGGCGCTGGAGTTCGCGCTGCTCGCATTGCCGTTCGCCCTCCTTGTGTTCGCCATCCTTGAAAGCTGCATCTCGTTTGCCGGCCAGGAGGTGATGGCCAACATCACCGACGATGTCGCGCGCCAGTTGCGCACGGGCCAGTTGAAGCCGGCCGATGTGGCCGGGGACAAGCTGACGACCCTGATCTGCGGCAGACTTCAGATCATCGTCTCCACGGATTGCCCGCAACAGTTGCTTGTGGATCTTCGCGAGTATCCGACTTTCGCCGACGCGGCGACGGCGAGCTTCAAGATCCAGAACGGCGACGTCGTGCTGATGCAAGGCACGAATTCACAGACTTTCGCGAACACGCCTGGCCTGGCGGAATCGAAGAACATGCTGCGGGTCTTCTACAAATGGCCTGTCATGACCGATCTGATGGCCAAGTCGATGGCCAATCTGAGCGGAGGCAGGACGCTGCACTTCGCGTCCGTGACCTGGCAGAACGAGCCGTTCGACAATTGAGTTCGAAGACGACAACAAGAAAAAAGGCAATGACATGATGCGTGCGGGGGCACATCCGGGAATTGCGGGGATCTGGGGCAAGGTGGTTGGGTTCCGCTCCAATCGCCGTGGGGTGGCGGCGGTCGAGTTCGCCCTGATCGTGCCGATCCTGCTGGTCATGTATTTCATGACCATGGAGGCTTCGCAGGCCATTGAGACCAGCAAGAAGGTCAGCCGCATCGGCAGCATGGTT is part of the Mesorhizobium loti genome and encodes:
- a CDS encoding Flp family type IVb pilin — its product is MSNLFARFVKDESGATAIEYGLIAALIALAIITGAGALGNAINAKFTSIGSTLNSSGS
- a CDS encoding pilus assembly protein N-terminal domain-containing protein, which gives rise to MAVQRSSILIAVLLAATSLITPARAGADIEVTMNQAKIVKLSRPADTIVVGNPAIADASVQDASTIVLTGKGFGVTNLVVLDQDGSPIVDAQVTVVRQAASSVRIYRRAEVQTMSCTPYCESSYKSEAEKSSEAEMNVSR
- a CDS encoding A24 family peptidase, coding for MLEALIFVVFPFCMLFAAISDMLSMTIANRVSVLLVAVFALVAPLTGMEWAAYGWHFAAGALVLAVTFGLFAMGGMGGGDAKLLAATAVWMGLNVHLVEYLVVSTFIGGLLTLAILVYRKSPLAVITGRNPFLRHFADDTTGVPYGIALGLGGLLTYPDSPLMVWALARLAS
- a CDS encoding TadE/TadG family type IV pilus assembly protein, which codes for MRNGFGSTVRHKVERARSFRRFVRDRRGSTALEFALLALPFALLVFAILESCISFAGQEVMANITDDVARQLRTGQLKPADVAGDKLTTLICGRLQIIVSTDCPQQLLVDLREYPTFADAATASFKIQNGDVVLMQGTNSQTFANTPGLAESKNMLRVFYKWPVMTDLMAKSMANLSGGRTLHFASVTWQNEPFDN